The Candidatus Atribacteria bacterium ADurb.Bin276 genome segment TGCTTTTAATATTAACTCCAAGGGTGAAAAATAAAGCATATTTTCTCCTTTATATTGAATTAGTTTTGTCTGATTAAATAAGGTTGATTATCTTTTTTACCGCTGACTCATCAGTTATCAATCCATTCAAATACCCACCACGCAAGGCTCCTAAGATTGCTTCAGCTTTATGTTCTCCACCAGCAATTGCCAGGGTTAGTGGAATATTAGCTAATTGACCTAAACTAATGCCTATTATTCTTGGGTTTGATTCAAAATCACATTGCTGGCCGTGTTTATCGAAAAACCGGGAAAGAATGTCTCCGACTGCATTGGAACGAAGTATTTCTCTTCGGTCTTCATCGGGTAAATATTTAATATGCAGTAATGGTGGATGGGATGGTTTTCTCGATTTGATTGAACCAATACCAAAAATAGCGATATCTATTTCCTGCCATTTTTTAATCACTGATTGAATCCCACTATCCGTGAAAAGGGTTTCCTTGATTTTCTGCGATTCAACCAATGCTGGAGCATGAAGGGAGTGACTTATGCCGCCTAGTTTTCTTTGTAATTCTCTTATTAATTCATTCACCTGAAAATACTGCTCAGCTTCACCCAAACCTCCAATCATCGGAATCCAAGAAGGCTGCAAAAAGGTGAGATTCTCATCAGAAAATTCATTGATAAAGGCATAAA includes the following:
- the lsrR_2 gene encoding Transcriptional regulator LsrR, whose protein sequence is MDLGNQSLIIQICRMYYEQKMTQQEIAELLQMSRTKIVRLIQEGHELGIVQIRVIDPSESTYQDLSKKLISLFPLKILEIVPNSDPENPLLYKNLAKRALRVFMNYIGPNKKIGIGWGKSIYAFINEFSDENLTFLQPSWIPMIGGLGEAEQYFQVNELIRELQRKLGGISHSLHAPALVESQKIKETLFTDSGIQSVIKKWQEIDIAIFGIGSIKSRKPSHPPLLHIKYLPDEDRREILRSNAVGDILSRFFDKHGQQCDFESNPRIIGISLGQLANIPLTLAIAGGEHKAEAILGALRGGYLNGLITDESAVKKIINLI